AGGGGGTATCTTCTTTTAAATAAAAGAAATAGTAAGATAAAACACTTGATAACCAAGTAGGATTACTATTTTTTAGACATATTTTTACAAATATAGATAGGACTGGGACAGTGCATGCCAATGCAATGGTCCAGAGCCGGTTGTAGTGCAACCATTCTTCACAGTAGCAGGAAATAATATAGGCCATAATAGAAATGGCTAATACAGCCAAGGCTTCTGTTAAAGAGAAAGGTCCTAAAAAACCTTTCTCTTTTAAATAAGGGCTATTAACTAATTTTTGCATTAAACTATTTAGGTTATCTTAAAAAAGTTGGCAATCATATTGTATATCGGTTCAATAGATGAGAAAAATACAATGGCCCCTATCCAATGGAGTAATTCGTAAAAAACACAGCCTTTGTCTCTGCCAACATGATATAAATAGGCCAGTCTAACGCAGCCTACTACAGATAACAGTTTAGCAATCAACTTTAATAAATCGTAGCCACTTTTAATCCAGTCATTCAATGAAGTTCCTATATCTAGTAATACCATAGATATTTTATTGATTTTGTGATTAATATGTACATATCTTACGTAACCTTATACATCCTTACTGCGTAAGGATTCTATTCCCACTAGATTAAAAAAGTAGAACTAATGGGAAAGAATTAATGTTTATTTTCAATGGGTTAAAAGTAAATCTAGTCTGAGTCAGAATCTGAAGAATATGATTTAGGATCTGAATCATATTCATAATTTGAACCAAGCTCTGCTCGCGCTACTTTTTCTTGTATTTTGCTTAATACTTCATCTTTTTCATACATTTCTTTCTTGTTTTCTATGCAGGGGTCGTTTAGAACTCCTATTTTAGCGTCTAAAAACTCAAAATGTGCTTCCGCTCTTTTATGTTTCTTCTCTATATGATTAATCCAACGACGTAATGCCTTATCATTTTTATATATATACTTATCTAGATTTTTTATCTCTTCTTGTCTTAATTTTCTTTCATTTTCTATAGATCGATATATCTCTTTTTTATGTATTTCTCTCATGTCTCGTTCAGATGACATTGATTGTAGTACAGAGGAAATACTAGACTCTCTCGTTTCTTGCTCGGATGATATAGACTGGTTTACAGTGGCTATAGCTGAAGTTCTGGTCTGTTGTTCGAATACTATTCTTTCATTTGTAGTTCTTTTAAACGCCTCTTCTTCAGTTGCTTGTCTGTTCTCTTCGTTTAACTTTTCTTGTGTTTTTATTCTTAATTCGGCAATCTTTCCGGGCAATCCCTCAAAATCGTTTACAATATCTTCCATACCTACTATTCCCCTACATAACTCAAATATATTTGACGAATTATTTATTTCTAATTCTATTTTATTGGTCCTTTCTGTACAATATTTTGAGCTGGGATTATCATCTATATCATCTATTGACGAATTCCATTCCAGTAACATTTTACTGGATAATTTTCTTTTGGTAATTCTATCCTCTGTAGATGATCTTAAAGTGTTCAAACGAGTGATCGATTCTGTTACACTATTTGTAACATTTGGATCATTTTTAATATAATCCATAACCTGACCTATCTTATAACATCTATTAATCCAGTTAGTACTTTCTTTTTCTAGAGCTTCTATAGATGCATATAAAAGGGTTCTATTACTATAATCTGGAGCCAATCTTCTATATAGATTTGAAGACTCAGTTTCTAGTGTACGTAACATCGAATCAAGCTTCTCAAATACAAAAATAGATAGATTAGAAGATGTCTTATGATGCGTACCATCCGGATGGATAATATCAAAATTTATTATTGGTGATTTTTTTATCAAGTTTATATCTATGCTAGACAGCTCAAAAGTGAATTCATTCTCTCCTAAAGAGAGTAAAATAGGATCCTTAATTGTTGCACCGGTAATCGTCTTTAATACCCCTTCTATACCTCTTGATAGACTATAACTATTTAGAACAAAATTTGCGTTTGAACCTGTATATGAGCAATTTACTGTTAATTTAATTGTTTTATTTACTATGGTGGATTCAACGCCTAAGGAAGGATCACTTATGACCAGCGGTCTTGAAAAGGTTACTTTACTGGAATCTCCTTTTGAATTCCTTAGGATAATAGAAGCTTGTACGTCTCCACTGTAGTGCAAAGGATCAAAAACCATTTCTATATTACCCTCTTTTAGAGGAGTACCGACTACCAATTCTTTACCATCTAATATAAATTTACCTCCATTCAGTTCTATGCTGTCTACATAGTAGTCTAACTCGTTTTCTTTGCCTGATAACGAAGTTATTCTAAGACTACATATGATCTCCTTAAATGGCAATAAAGATTCGTTGTTGGGTGGAAGTGTTATATGAGCAGTAAAATTTTGAACACGGTGTGATTCTACTTGGATAGGTAACGAAGCTTGCTTGCCAGTATACCCTTGTATGTTTTGAACCGTAAAAACTAATTTATGATTTCCAGAACTTTCTGGATTTGGAACATAATAAAATATGTTCTTACCAAAGTTAATAGGATCATTAATGGATAGTTTTTTCCTGACGCCATCTACTTCTGTATATACGTTCCCATCTCCTCCAAGGATATCTAACTTAGATATTTTATAGTTTTGTTTTGAAGCTAATAGGTTATCCGATTTTACAATCAGCTCTACTGGAATAGATTGATCTTCTATATACGCTACCGAATCATTGCTTTTAAGATCCAAACCATAACTCGGCTCGCCTAGCTCTATGGTACATTTTACCAGATCGCCATGCTCCTGATTTTCGTCTAAATCTAATACTTTTGCTGTTATATATATTTGATGCGAATGGCAATACTTATTACCTGATTCAGAAGAAGGAACATCTGGAATATACCATAACTTGGTGGTTCCCTGCCTTACTTTGATGCCATCTTTAAAGATTTTACTAAAATCCTTATCGTCTTTTTCGTTCCTTAAAGACAATTTACCTCTACCACCAACAATCCGAACATCTTTTATAATAACATTTATAAGTGATTCTGCAATTGGACTACTTCTTCTACTTTCAGGAATGGTTCTTTTATTCCATTCCGAATCGAATTTTACTTCTAAACACAAAGGAACCTTCTGAGAAAGTTCAGCGGGCTTATTATTTTCTATATTTAATTTTAAGACATATTTGGGGGACCAAGCATTGTCACGATCATAACTGCTAAAGTAATCGCTATTACACTTAAAACAAAGAGAAAAAAGTGCAATAATAAATAGACAAGAAAATTGTTTTTTATGCATATTTTTATAAAATTTTATTAACTTTAAATTGTATAATTATTTACTAATATTTATTATAAATAAATACTTCATAAGATATAAAGTTTTACTTAAAAAAACAACTATTTTTATCTAAAAATTAACACGAATTCCTGTAGAAAGGTAATAATTAAAGATATTGTTTTTATCTAAAATAGATATAGTGGTCTCTGGTAAGACTATTAAAGATAGGTATTCTGTTAAGACTTTTTCATATTCAATTCCTAGTTGAATACCAGCATTAAATTTCTTATTTTTAACCAGCCAGTTATTATATTTAAACTGATAACTAACCTGTGGGCCAAATAGAATACCAAAATAAATTGACTCGTGGTTACTATATATATTATAGTAAATCGTACTAGAAAAGCTTAATAGTTTTTTATTAGAAAATCCACCAGATAACTTCATATACCAGGTTTCATTAAAGTGACATACATAACCTGCTTTCACTCCATGCATTTTTTTCCATATACCATATCTGACTTCTAAACAATGACAACCATTGCTATGAACAGATTTTAATGGTTGATAAAAATGATTTGATTTACCAAAAACAGGATTAAAAAAGGATAATAAAAGTACAATATGTAGTACATTTTTAAGCTTGTTCATAGAATGATTTATATAGGTTATTCAATCTGTATCTATTAGTAATGGCTTATTTATCTTTTCTAACCGGTAATCCAAATGCAGTTTTAGGGTGATCACAATACCCCGAACGCATACCTCCAGATTCTACTAAGACGGTTAAAGCTTCATTATATGAAGGGATATAATCTCTAGCTGTTTTACGACCACTATCTATGGCATTTACCTTAGCACCATGTTGAATAAGTATCATACATATTTTATCCAATATGTCTTGACGAGCTTTTCCATTACTCATGTTACGAGCTGCATAATGTAGAGGAGTCATTCGTGTATTAGAATCAAAATGATTTGGATCAGCTTCACAGGATAATAATAAAGAGGTTACTTCATAATTAGATTGTTTAACAGCTTCTATTAAAGATTCATTCCTAGTAGGATTACTAGAAGAGAGCATGCTATTACACAAACCCTCTGATATCTTATTACGGCAATTAGGACATCTAACCCATGGATAAGTACTAAGTTTATTTGCTACATACCCAGCAATACATTCAAAATGAAATGTATGTCCACACTCTATTTGGGTAGAAGGAAAAATAATACAGTCAGATCTACCCATTGTGTTCAAACAAATACTACATTGCTCCGAATCAGTATTTGAATTTTCAGTTTCTATTTGAGCATCATCTGGGGAAAGGATACTTCTAAATTGTTCATGATTATTAGATATAGCCAACATTAAGGGCGTAAAATTACTCCTACTCTTAGCTGTCTTATTAGCTCCTTTTGAAATAAGAAATGAGACCATATCCTTAAAACCACCTCTAGCAGCCCAGTGAAGAGGTGTGAAGTTATATAGATTATTTGAATCATTAATAAGAGAGCTATCATTATTCAATATATACTTGACTAAACTTAAGCGTCCATCTCTACAAGCCCAATGTATAGGTGATAAGCCTTCAAAATCTTTCTTACCACTATCAGCAAGATGGGTAAGAATTATATCCATAAGTTCTATGTCATAGGACATAAAAACCGGATTAGTCTTTTCGTCACAATAGTAAACTTCTGCTCCATGAGAAAGTAATAATCTAACCATTTCTTTATTTTGATTTTGAACAGAAATATAAATCGGAGTACTACTTCCATTTACTACTACATTTGGATCAGCACCTAACTCCAGAAGCCTTTTTGCTTCTTTTAGATTGTTATCTACAACAGCCCAATGAAGAGGTGTATACCCTATACTATCAAGACTATTTACATCTTCTTTAGATTTTTTATTTACTCTATCACGTTCTTCAGGAGATAGGCTGTTAACCAATAGTTGATAGATTTCTTTGGATCTATCATTTGATTTATGACGAAAACAATCTAAAATGGTTGAACTTCCATCTTCTTGAACGATAATATAAGCCCCATAAGACAGCAATAATTTAACCATCTCTACGTTTTTCTTAGACACAGCTTTCTCTAGAATAGAACCATATAACATAGCTATATTAGGATCAGAACCAGATTTTAATAAGAAACGGGCTTTGTCTATATCATTGAACCTAACTGCATTATATAAAGCTGTATACCCCCTTCTATCTTTTTTGTCTACGTCTACGTCTACATCTACATATTTATTAGAGTTTATTGTATTTTTTTCATAAGAGCATTTTTTATGCTTCAGATTATTAATAGACTTTGAAGTTTTATTACAACCTGTACAATCTATAGCTGCCAATGGAAAGAACAAGAATAGATAGTGTAATTGTTTCATACGCTTTATTTTATTTAGACACGCCCTGCTCCATTATCTAACAACGATTCAGCCATCTTTATTTTTTTCTTAAGGATAGACCACTCCACAGGAGACATGCCATCAATATAGTCATTTGTATGTTTACCCAAATAGAATAAATCCATTACAGAATTTACAATCTGATAATTAATAGTTTGTGTGAGATGTAAACGAGTTTCCATAAAAGTTATAAACTTAATTTATATCTTATATATATTATAAAATAATATATATAAGATATAAAACTTTACTTAAAAAAACAAATATATCTAGCCTAAAAAAATATAAATCTTTTAGAACTTTTTTGAATATTCTGGTAAAATTGAAAAATGATTATTAATCATATACATATCTGGTTTAAAACAAGCTTAAAGGTTCTATCTTATGGGTGCCTTGGTGCATCCTAAGAGAAGAGCTTTGACTAAAAGATTTCCCACATATCTGACACTCGAAAAAATTACCACGTCTGATATATACGCCAGTAGAAAGAAGAACATCTATACAATCATTAGATTGGATAACAGACATTGTAAATCAGTTAATGGTTAAACGACAAGAGCATCTATATCTTCTTCTATTCTTTTTTGGTTCAGCATAATATCTTCATCTGTAACATAATTTATATCTGGTAAGTCTTTTAATACTTTGTTTTTAAAGGACTTATCGTAGTCTGATACAAGTCTAAACTGTTCTTCAAAAAACGTACCTTCACTCTCTGCCACACTGCCTGCAAAATATCCCACAGGAAATTTTACAAAATCTTGAGATTGAAGCACATCTTTATCATGGATACTGATGTTTTCACCTCTAGTAGTATTCGGGCCTTTACCTTCAGCATGATAGGTTTCTGAGGAGCTTGTAGACTTTACTATATGTGCTTCTTTACCAAATAGGGAACTCGCATAACCAAAAGATTCAATGCCACATTTCCCTATAAACTGGTTACTTAAGATATCTCTGAGTTTTTTAGCGCCTCCATGCCCATATGTATCTTCTAGTTGGGCATTTGATTGAATACAGGAAATCATACTAATACCATATTTTCTAGCTGTAGCTGGGATTTCTGAGATACCGGGAATATACAAAGTAGATAACTCATCTATGGATACAAAGCTTTTATTCCTACCATGGCCATACATAGATTTAAAACATACCGTTAACAATAAGGATATTACTGGACTAAATGCTGATTTAGCAGCTGGGAAATTACCTATACAGAGTAGGGTAGGACAATATCTATCATTTATAGTTAAGTTCACTTCATTCTTACTTAATACCCAAAATAACTTCTTATTAAGAAGAGGCTGTAAACTTGTTTTAAAACTTGCTGTAATACCCGATAATTGAGCAGAAGACTTCTCTCCTCCTTTATAAGCATCAAATATAGAACTGGAATACATATAGGCCTCTTTATCTTGTTCTATTAAGCCTAATATCTTATCTATAGGTTTGGTGGATAAGAGTAATACATGGGGTAAAGTACAGCAGTTTGGGGCTTGATTACACAAATATATAATCATCCCTTTTAGAAGCGATTTCGTACTTAATAGCCAAAAATCATCCTTCTGAACAGGATTAAGGTTTTTTAATAATACCGTTACATACTCGTCTAAATATTCTCTATCTTCTATATAGATCGGATCTATCGGATTTATACGGCTACTTTTATTTAAATCTGTGAAATTAATTGTTTTAAAGGAAAATTTATTTCGTTCTTTTTCTGGTAATTGTATATAACAGTTATAGACAAACTTAGACAAACAACACTTTGAACGGGGATCTGTTTGAATCCCCTCAAAATCGTAGTCATAGACAATTCCACAATACCCTTTTTTTATCATTGCGTAAAGTATAGGCTCTAAAATATAGATGCTTTTACCACTGCCAGCTCCACCTAATATATATATCCCTCTCTGAGGATTATTGATGGGAAGCTTACCATTGGTTGTAGGAATAGCTATACTAAAAGGGGATTTTTTATCGTAGCCTTTAGGAAGAACTATAGACTTCTTATCCCTTTTTACAGAAGGTTTTATATCTCCATGAAACCAAAAGGGTATACCGAAATACAATAAAAAAAGTATAAACAAATGGGAAGGAAAAGAAATATATGATTTTAAACAATTATACGAATATAGATAGAGACATGTTCTTTCGAAATAGACAAAACAAATCGTAAACAATAACCAGAAAAACAATAGTACCAGTGGTATCCAACTTTTATTTTTGTCGAATGCATTTTTTATAAATGTTTTCAAGCGATCCCATCCTAAAAAAGAAATAGAGCTTACTAAAATAAGTCTAGAATAAAAGATGTATTTTGACTTAAATACGAATTCGACTGCCCATTTAAGGTATCGTTCATTCAAAGGGATACCACTTAATTTCAACCAATAAAGTCCCTGAATTAAGAATAAGGCTAGAAAAAAATAAAAAACTATCATTAATATCTAAATGGTTTCTTTTTTAGGGTTATGAGTTTTCTACTTTTATATCCATTACTTATAACTTTTACTATTTCTTGCTGTATAGATAAACCAGAAGCTTTAATAAAAGCATTCATATCAATACCTGATTGAATCAGTTTTTTTATTAATATTTTAACTTTATTTTTCATATTAATATAACTTTATATGGTTAAAATAGGTCTAATTATCAATACTATTTTTCATTTTTTATATTGTATTCTAGTTTACTTATTATTTCATAAGGTACATCTATTACTTTAACTATTTCATCTTTTTTATAACCAAGAAATATCATTTTATTTGCTATTTCTATTGTTCTTTGTTTATATCCTATATATTTTCCATAGCATGTATAATTACTTTTTATCATGATAGCATTTATTATTAATTTATAATATTTTAGTATTAAAAATAGTTTCTAAATTTTTTAATTTTTCGTTAGAAATTCCAGTTATTTTATTTATTTCTTTTTTTTCATAACCAATTACTATCATTTTACAGGCTATTTCCAAAAGTTTTTTTTTAGCTTTTATATATTTTTCATTATCTAAAGGATTTATTTTTTTTACTTCTTTTTTTGATACTTTATATTTTTTTAGGCTAATATATTTATCAACTACTGATGTGATAAAATTTTCTACGTTCATTTTATTTTTATTTTAAATATTTTTTTACATTTTTATTTGTATAGTATAATATAGTTTAATTTTATTAAAAATAATAGTTTTTTATCAAAAAAAATAGGATTTATTTTTTATTTTTTGTTTTAGTTTTTAATTCTTCTACTTTAGAATTAATCATTCCAGTAACTTTTACTATTTCATTTGTTTTATATCCAAGATCTATCATTCTATAGGCTATTTCTAGTAGTTTTTTTCTAGCTCCTACATATCTTCCATAAGCTATAGGGCTTATTTCTTCTATTTCTTTTGCAGCTAGTCCAGAAGCTTTTAATATAAGATCCATATCCACTCCTTCTTTGATAAGCGTTTCTACCATTATTTTAATATTATTCTCCATGTTTTTATATATTTATTTTAAGTTAAAATTTAAATTATTATAATAGTTCAAATATAGTATAATATCTTTAAGCGTCCATACTTTTTGTAAAACTTTTCCCTCCCATTAGCTTGGTAAATTATAATTTGCATGTATATTTCTGGTGGGATATTGTAAAAATAGCTGGTTCCTTACGGAGTAAGGCGTAGCTCACTACGCCTTATTTCATAAGGCTGCTCGTTTGTCGCCAAATATGGTTATCTTAGGTCTGTTATGTGATTTATGAGCAAATGGGAAAGAAACTCCCCTTGTTTTATATCGTTATTGTTTATCATGTCATTCGCAACGTTTAATATAAAAAGCTACAAGAAAGGTTTAATCGGAATCGGTAGGCATATAGATAGATCCTGCAAAGAAGTTAGAAAAACAGGCTTATATGAAGATGAAGCAGAGAAAAGTCTAAATTCAGAGTTGGGCCTCCATATAGATCCCTCTAAAACTCATTTAAACGAAGAATTGGTTCATACTGGTGGTAAATCCTTATCTGAACTGGTTGATGCAAGGATATCAGAAGGGTATACCAAAGAAAAATCCATTCGATCAGATGCGGTTAAAGCTTTGGGTTTGGTCATGACCGGTAGTCATGATCGTATGAAAGAGATAGAAGCTAATGAATCGTTATTTGAAAGCTGGAAAAAAGCCAATTGGGATTTTGCTTGTAGAGAATTTGGAGGAGAGAAAAATATTGTCCGTTTTTCCGTTCATAGAGATGAAAATACCCCCCATATTCACTGTGTAGTCGTTCCTATTACGCCAGATGGACGGCTAAGTGCCAAACATTACAAAGATGGTATCATTAAGCTACAAGGTTATCAAAATAGGTATGCAGCAGCTATGGCTCCTTTTGGTTTAGAACGGGGCATAGAAAGTAAACTAACTGGCAGAAAGCATACTACCACTCAAGAATACTATAAAAGCGTAAATAAAATTGAAAGGGAAGTAGAGCAAGCTACCAAACATATCAATACCTTAAATCCATTTTACCGTGATAAAGCTAAAAAGGAATTAGAAAATGTACAGGATAAGGTACGTTCTTTAGAAGAAGAAAATAAATCGCTTAAAAGAGAGGTTTCTTATGCGCAAACTACTCGTAAAACGACAAGAGACAATCTTATTAAAAGTGACTTAGAAAGAATCAAACGTGAAGTTAATCTGATTCAACATGTTTCTTCTATGGGGTATGCATTGGATAAGTCTAAAAGCTCTAATACCTGGGCGGTTATGGAGAAAGATGGTGATAAGGTTCTCATTAAAAATGGTCCCAATCAGAATGGTCATTGGATGTATAAATCATTAGTAGATGACAAAGACAAAGGTACCATAGTAGACTTTATGCAAAATCGTGGTTTTACCTATCAGAGTATTTGTGGTTTGTCTAGCCGTCACTTAGATGATCGGGTTATTAGGGATCAAAAATCGTTGGCTCTAGAAATTACAGATAGAGCTTCTCAGCGTTATATAGCCCAAGAAGCTTTTGACAAGGTTAAAGTCCACGAAAAAAACAATTATCTGCATTGTAGGGGTATTCATAGGTCTACCTACGAACATTATCCAAGTGTTAAGGTGGGCCATAAAGCAGTATTTGCCTTATACAAGGATTTAGATAAAAATGGTAAGGGTACCATATGTAGTACCATCAGTTATGAGTTTGATGCTAAAGGAAGTGTATCAGATGATGGGTTGCATAATAGCTCTAAATACTTCCAAAAAGGGCTTCCTCGGGGGTTATCTGTATTAGTTGATCCAAATATATCTGTAAAGGCTATTGTGGTCACAGAAAGCCCTATAGACGCTTTAAGCCATAAACAAATTCATAAGGATGATGGTAGAA
This sequence is a window from Cardinium endosymbiont cEper1 of Encarsia pergandiella. Protein-coding genes within it:
- a CDS encoding ankyrin repeat domain-containing protein, whose protein sequence is MKQLHYLFLFFPLAAIDCTGCNKTSKSINNLKHKKCSYEKNTINSNKYVDVDVDVDKKDRRGYTALYNAVRFNDIDKARFLLKSGSDPNIAMLYGSILEKAVSKKNVEMVKLLLSYGAYIIVQEDGSSTILDCFRHKSNDRSKEIYQLLVNSLSPEERDRVNKKSKEDVNSLDSIGYTPLHWAVVDNNLKEAKRLLELGADPNVVVNGSSTPIYISVQNQNKEMVRLLLSHGAEVYYCDEKTNPVFMSYDIELMDIILTHLADSGKKDFEGLSPIHWACRDGRLSLVKYILNNDSSLINDSNNLYNFTPLHWAARGGFKDMVSFLISKGANKTAKSRSNFTPLMLAISNNHEQFRSILSPDDAQIETENSNTDSEQCSICLNTMGRSDCIIFPSTQIECGHTFHFECIAGYVANKLSTYPWVRCPNCRNKISEGLCNSMLSSSNPTRNESLIEAVKQSNYEVTSLLLSCEADPNHFDSNTRMTPLHYAARNMSNGKARQDILDKICMILIQHGAKVNAIDSGRKTARDYIPSYNEALTVLVESGGMRSGYCDHPKTAFGLPVRKDK
- a CDS encoding type IV secretory system conjugative DNA transfer family protein gives rise to the protein MFILFLLYFGIPFWFHGDIKPSVKRDKKSIVLPKGYDKKSPFSIAIPTTNGKLPINNPQRGIYILGGAGSGKSIYILEPILYAMIKKGYCGIVYDYDFEGIQTDPRSKCCLSKFVYNCYIQLPEKERNKFSFKTINFTDLNKSSRINPIDPIYIEDREYLDEYVTVLLKNLNPVQKDDFWLLSTKSLLKGMIIYLCNQAPNCCTLPHVLLLSTKPIDKILGLIEQDKEAYMYSSSIFDAYKGGEKSSAQLSGITASFKTSLQPLLNKKLFWVLSKNEVNLTINDRYCPTLLCIGNFPAAKSAFSPVISLLLTVCFKSMYGHGRNKSFVSIDELSTLYIPGISEIPATARKYGISMISCIQSNAQLEDTYGHGGAKKLRDILSNQFIGKCGIESFGYASSLFGKEAHIVKSTSSSETYHAEGKGPNTTRGENISIHDKDVLQSQDFVKFPVGYFAGSVAESEGTFFEEQFRLVSDYDKSFKNKVLKDLPDINYVTDEDIMLNQKRIEEDIDALVV
- the mobV gene encoding MobV family relaxase; translated protein: MSFATFNIKSYKKGLIGIGRHIDRSCKEVRKTGLYEDEAEKSLNSELGLHIDPSKTHLNEELVHTGGKSLSELVDARISEGYTKEKSIRSDAVKALGLVMTGSHDRMKEIEANESLFESWKKANWDFACREFGGEKNIVRFSVHRDENTPHIHCVVVPITPDGRLSAKHYKDGIIKLQGYQNRYAAAMAPFGLERGIESKLTGRKHTTTQEYYKSVNKIEREVEQATKHINTLNPFYRDKAKKELENVQDKVRSLEEENKSLKREVSYAQTTRKTTRDNLIKSDLERIKREVNLIQHVSSMGYALDKSKSSNTWAVMEKDGDKVLIKNGPNQNGHWMYKSLVDDKDKGTIVDFMQNRGFTYQSICGLSSRHLDDRVIRDQKSLALEITDRASQRYIAQEAFDKVKVHEKNNYLHCRGIHRSTYEHYPSVKVGHKAVFALYKDLDKNGKGTICSTISYEFDAKGSVSDDGLHNSSKYFQKGLPRGLSVLVDPNISVKAIVVTESPIDALSHKQIHKDDGRTMYISTCGSLSEGIKKELGTVLAHAKERGRSVTLAFDNDLAGRQMHKTVSELARGHEVVCKDSIPSRSKDWSQELLSILGNQEMLKTLQKELVRSGQEHELRKQKRKEPTVMGLELSLDW